A genomic segment from Spinacia oleracea cultivar Varoflay chromosome 3, BTI_SOV_V1, whole genome shotgun sequence encodes:
- the LOC110796117 gene encoding uncharacterized protein: MSRSWMYEKRTSSGFLNGVEEFCRCALEHQENVQDNGFYCPCVDCENVSRVSSIKTLRDHVIRRGFREQYHVWIWHGEIGGYTGNSSENPIIDHHVHTETIDRTEDMFSEEDDEGEEDVDDDIEEDHIDEMMEAIQDKPHLFERLSEAAEKPLYPGCVKYTQLSAVSVLTNLKIKGGVTDAIFSQFLEALEDMFPEGNVLPKSTYYANKLMCPFGLAYEKIDACPNDCILYRKEFADLDKCPRCGKSRYKLPDGVMPGEGKKGPSAKLLWYLPIIPRFRRLFSIKKEAKNLRWHADKRKKDGLLRHPADSPQWKDIDEEYPEFGKEDRNLRLALSTDGMNPFGSLSSQHSTWHVLLVIYNLPPWLCMKSNNIMLSLLIQGPEQPGN, from the coding sequence ATGAGTCGAAGTTGGATGTATGAGAAGCGAACTTCGTCGGGGTTCTTGAACGGGGTAGAGGAGTTTTGTAGATGTGCTTTGGAGCATCAAGAAAATGTACAAGATAATGGGTTTTATTGTCCATGTGTCGATTGCGAAAATGTGAGTAGGGTTAGTAGTATCAAAACATTAAGAGATCATGTGATTCGTCGTGGGTTTAGGGAACAATACCATGTGTGGATATGGCATGGTGAGATCGGAGGATATACGGGAAATTCCAGTGAAAATCCAATTATTGACCACCATGTACACACTGAAACTATTGATCGGACCGAGGATATGTTTTCGGAGGAAGATGATGAAGGTGAAGAAGACGTGGATGATGATATTGAGGAGGATCATATAGATGAGATGATGGAGGCAATTCAAGATAAGCCTCATTTATTTGAACGTTTGTCAGAAGCTGCTGAGAAACCTTTGTATCCTGGATGTGTCAAGTACACTCAGTTGTCGGCTGTGTCAGTGTTGACCAACCTGAAAATAAAGGGCGGTGTGACTGACgcaattttttcacaatttttGGAGGCATTAGAGGACATGTTTCCCGAAGGGAATGTGTTGCCTAAGTCGACTTATTATGCCAACAAGTTGATGTGTCCTTTTGGATTAGCATATGAGAAAATAGATGCTTGTCCAAATGATTGTATTTTGTATCGAAAAGAGTTTGCAGATTTAGATAAATGTCCTCGGTGTGGTAAGTCTCGTTACAAGCTCCCAGATGGAGTTATGCCCGGGGAAGGCAAGAAAGGTCCCTCTGCTAAActgctttggtatcttccaataATACCAAGGTTTAGACGATTGTTTTCAATAAAGAAGGAGGCAAAGAACTTGAGGTGGCATGCAGAtaagaggaagaaagatgggttgCTTAGACATCCGGCAGATTCTCCTCAATGGAAAGATATTGATGAAGAATATCCAGAATTCGGCAAAGAAGATAGGAATCTTAGGCTTGCGCTTTCTACTGAcggaatgaacccatttggtAGTCTAAGCAGTCAACACAGCACTTGGCATGTTCTGTTAGTAATTTAtaatttgcctccttggttgTGCATGAAGTCAAATAATATTATGTTATCCTTACTTATACAAGGGCCGGAACAACCAGGAAATTAA